The following proteins are co-located in the Leptospira weilii genome:
- the mfd gene encoding transcription-repair coupling factor, whose translation MKDLLRIIGDGLFARFELSFPSKKNPARKVKAVPERETNSDRYPSVDLSITGNVYSVTEGSHSILASSLFQKLNRTIVVVSENNTAAEFLFREALSFLPASDLVYLPGQEVLPYEYLRYPSEMKRERIKAIGKILNGEPSLIFTSVAGFLKTLPPVQTMRGRAIALEKGKEIDLESLLIQLIDLGYKRTDVCETFGEFSIKGGILDIYSSYSQEPVRIDLFGEEIESIRTFDPDTQRSMVDLNRAILLPVDEYILSDEQKKEYQILLKSSGSSLHVPEIPEEGYGIYYEELVPLVRENHGILSYFSKPPVLLFPSPNSVNQRILHLEREYFSLFEKRSQEILCAPPDKLLSFGEEFRVLSKLIGLSFVGLPPRNGNDLVSCLKEAPAFKGKIREVREKISQLRTEGGWKIVLTSSFEAQTKRLQGLFEKQGIVLLNEDATEPIPFHLGKHKSDAFLVLSELRNGFIFENQKILILSENDIFGREYKRKTRFKKQNSKALQSFIDLKEGDPVVHIHHGVGRFLKIERTNAGGKERDFLKLEYAGGDSLFVPLDQISLVQRYIGGTESPRLDSLGKSTWKKTKDRVQKAVEILAEDLVQMYSNRLKLQGYAFPPDTIYQEEFEAEFEYEETPDQIEAIEAVKKDLESSVPMDRLVCGDVGYGKTEVAIRAAFKVAMAGRQIMMLAPTTILALQHYNTFKNRFQNYPLRVELVSRFKTSAEIREILSDFSLGKIDMVVGTHAILSPKLKPKNLGLLIIDEEQRFGVNHKEAIKRFKNLVDVLTLTATPIPRTLHMALTGIRELSIIATPPKNRQSVETYVLEEDEDLIADAIRNEIQRDGQVFYLYNRVETIEQETKYLGEIVPEVSIGILHGQMTEDEIEETLLDFYNRKYDILVTTTIIESGIDMPNVNTLFVKRADLFGLSQLYQIRGRVGRSDRKAFAYLLLPKDRVVTEQAEKRLNTIYEYQELGSGFKVAMRDLEIRGAGNLLGKEQSGDIMEVGFDLYVQMLEEAIARVKGEEVAVEVRTSVTLNTNFFIPETYISDTRQKIEFYKKFEGARDLQEIDEVYREMEERFGDPPEDARTFILLEKIRTLASNLGFESVAEMKDEIKMKSGSYFKGDHSKIIQLISAKIGLTLNPREPNVLIFQIGKKSEKEKLDTLIFLLSEMLSSKKL comes from the coding sequence ATGAAAGATCTTCTTCGAATCATAGGAGATGGATTGTTTGCTCGGTTTGAACTTTCCTTTCCTTCAAAAAAGAATCCGGCGCGGAAAGTAAAGGCCGTTCCCGAGAGAGAAACGAATTCTGACCGATATCCTTCCGTGGACTTATCGATTACGGGTAACGTTTATTCCGTAACGGAGGGAAGTCATTCCATATTGGCTTCTTCTTTATTTCAAAAGTTGAATCGAACAATCGTGGTCGTTTCCGAAAATAACACCGCCGCTGAATTTTTATTCCGGGAGGCTTTGAGTTTTCTCCCCGCATCCGACTTGGTCTATCTTCCCGGTCAGGAAGTTCTTCCTTACGAATATCTGCGTTATCCCTCCGAGATGAAACGGGAGAGGATCAAGGCGATCGGAAAGATCCTGAACGGAGAACCCTCTCTCATTTTTACTTCCGTTGCCGGTTTTTTAAAAACTCTTCCCCCTGTACAAACGATGCGGGGAAGGGCGATCGCGTTGGAAAAAGGAAAGGAGATCGATCTCGAAAGCCTTCTCATCCAGTTGATCGATCTGGGTTATAAACGTACGGATGTTTGCGAAACGTTTGGAGAATTCAGTATCAAGGGGGGAATCTTAGACATCTATTCTTCGTATTCCCAGGAACCAGTTCGGATTGATCTTTTCGGAGAAGAGATTGAGTCGATCCGAACCTTTGACCCGGATACTCAGAGATCAATGGTCGACTTGAATAGGGCCATTCTTCTTCCCGTGGACGAATATATTCTTTCGGACGAACAGAAAAAAGAATATCAGATTCTTTTAAAGTCTTCCGGTTCGTCCCTCCATGTTCCGGAAATTCCCGAAGAGGGGTATGGAATTTATTACGAAGAACTCGTTCCTTTGGTCAGGGAGAACCACGGGATTCTTTCCTATTTTTCAAAGCCTCCCGTTTTGCTTTTTCCTTCTCCAAACTCTGTGAATCAAAGAATACTCCATCTCGAAAGGGAATACTTTTCTCTTTTTGAAAAACGTTCCCAAGAGATTCTTTGTGCTCCTCCCGACAAACTACTGTCTTTCGGAGAAGAGTTTCGAGTTCTTTCGAAATTGATCGGGCTCTCGTTTGTCGGTCTTCCTCCTCGAAACGGAAACGATTTAGTTTCCTGTTTAAAAGAAGCTCCCGCGTTTAAGGGTAAGATCCGGGAAGTCCGCGAGAAAATTTCGCAACTCCGGACGGAGGGCGGTTGGAAGATCGTTTTGACCTCTTCCTTCGAGGCCCAGACTAAAAGACTACAGGGACTTTTCGAAAAACAAGGAATCGTTTTGTTAAACGAAGATGCGACGGAGCCGATTCCGTTTCACCTTGGAAAACACAAGTCTGATGCGTTTCTCGTTTTATCGGAACTCAGAAACGGTTTTATATTTGAAAATCAGAAAATTCTAATTCTCTCTGAAAACGACATTTTCGGAAGGGAATACAAACGTAAAACCCGCTTTAAAAAGCAGAATAGCAAAGCCCTTCAGAGTTTCATCGATTTGAAAGAAGGGGACCCAGTGGTTCATATCCATCACGGGGTCGGTAGATTTTTAAAAATCGAAAGGACCAACGCGGGGGGGAAAGAAAGAGACTTTCTGAAATTGGAATATGCGGGCGGGGATTCTTTGTTTGTTCCTTTGGATCAGATTTCTCTGGTCCAGAGATACATAGGCGGTACCGAATCTCCCCGTTTGGATAGTCTCGGTAAGAGCACTTGGAAAAAAACAAAGGATAGGGTTCAAAAGGCCGTCGAAATCCTTGCGGAAGATTTGGTTCAGATGTATTCCAATCGACTCAAACTCCAAGGTTACGCGTTTCCTCCCGACACGATCTATCAGGAAGAATTCGAAGCCGAGTTCGAATACGAGGAAACTCCGGATCAGATCGAAGCGATAGAGGCGGTCAAAAAAGACCTGGAATCTTCCGTTCCGATGGATCGTCTCGTTTGCGGAGATGTGGGCTATGGTAAAACGGAAGTCGCCATACGCGCCGCGTTTAAGGTTGCAATGGCGGGACGTCAGATCATGATGCTTGCGCCGACTACGATTCTTGCTTTACAACATTATAATACGTTTAAGAACCGATTCCAGAATTATCCTCTGAGAGTCGAGCTCGTTTCCCGTTTTAAAACTTCCGCCGAAATCCGCGAGATTCTTTCCGATTTTAGTCTCGGCAAAATCGATATGGTTGTCGGCACGCACGCCATTCTTTCCCCTAAGCTAAAGCCGAAAAATCTGGGTCTTTTAATTATAGACGAAGAACAAAGATTCGGAGTCAACCATAAGGAAGCGATTAAAAGATTCAAAAATCTCGTGGACGTTTTGACTCTGACTGCGACTCCGATACCGAGAACTCTCCACATGGCGTTAACCGGAATTCGGGAACTTTCCATCATCGCAACCCCGCCTAAGAATCGTCAGTCGGTTGAGACCTACGTTCTCGAAGAGGACGAGGATCTGATTGCGGACGCGATCCGAAACGAAATCCAAAGGGACGGTCAGGTCTTTTATCTTTACAATCGAGTCGAGACGATCGAACAGGAAACAAAATATCTGGGCGAAATCGTTCCCGAGGTTTCCATAGGGATTCTTCACGGACAAATGACCGAAGACGAAATCGAAGAAACTCTTTTGGATTTTTACAATCGTAAATACGACATTCTAGTCACTACTACGATCATAGAATCCGGTATCGATATGCCAAACGTGAACACTCTTTTCGTAAAACGTGCGGATCTTTTCGGTCTTTCCCAGTTATATCAGATTCGAGGTAGGGTGGGTAGAAGCGATCGAAAGGCCTTTGCATATTTGCTTCTTCCCAAAGACCGAGTCGTGACAGAGCAAGCCGAAAAAAGGCTGAATACGATCTACGAATATCAGGAATTGGGTTCGGGTTTTAAAGTGGCGATGCGGGATCTCGAAATCCGCGGAGCCGGGAATTTGCTCGGAAAGGAACAATCCGGAGATATCATGGAAGTCGGATTCGATTTGTATGTTCAAATGCTTGAGGAAGCGATCGCAAGAGTCAAGGGAGAAGAGGTCGCCGTGGAAGTCAGAACTTCCGTGACGCTTAATACGAACTTCTTTATCCCGGAAACTTATATTTCGGATACAAGACAAAAGATCGAATTCTACAAGAAGTTCGAAGGTGCGAGGGATCTCCAAGAGATAGACGAAGTTTATCGAGAGATGGAGGAGCGTTTCGGAGATCCTCCCGAGGATGCGAGAACTTTTATACTTTTGGAAAAGATTCGAACTCTTGCATCTAATCTAGGCTTTGAATCCGTAGCTGAAATGAAGGATGAAATTAAAATGAAATCCGGTTCCTATTTCAAGGGCGATCATTCGAAAATCATTCAACTGATTTCGGCTAAAATCGGACTCACTCTCAATCCTAGAGAACCGAATGTGTTGATTTTTCAGATTGGAAAAAAATCGGAAAAGGAAAAGCTCGATACTTTGATCTTCCTTCTTTCCGAAATGCTATCTTCTAAAAAATTATAG
- a CDS encoding lipoprotein LipL31 produces MKKNSILIFITIFTAFFAGCGDNSAVIETLDGNKITVNSFEDTYNVAIDAMSRVQNIEKENLLEFISKDISEVPEQMRALNYQFQKKNFYDQYRDMMITTIAAEKDGFTKRDDIKKILKFQEMQIVSQLYVMHLVESRIKISEEEAMEECQKLRAKEAQITSLPIDRCILFARAKLKKDKSQEILPKVLERIKEQVSIKHNDKFDLDAFLKKKAGDETSKKESAAPITEPQKTTGQ; encoded by the coding sequence ATGAAAAAAAACAGCATTCTCATTTTTATTACTATTTTTACCGCTTTTTTTGCGGGTTGCGGAGATAACTCTGCAGTAATTGAAACTCTAGACGGAAATAAAATCACTGTTAACAGTTTTGAAGATACTTATAATGTTGCGATTGATGCGATGAGCCGAGTTCAAAATATCGAGAAAGAAAATCTTCTCGAATTTATCTCTAAGGATATCTCGGAAGTTCCAGAGCAGATGAGAGCTCTGAACTACCAATTTCAAAAGAAAAATTTTTACGATCAATATAGGGATATGATGATCACAACCATCGCGGCGGAAAAGGACGGTTTTACAAAGCGCGACGACATCAAAAAGATTCTGAAGTTCCAAGAGATGCAGATCGTTTCCCAGCTTTATGTAATGCATCTTGTGGAAAGTAGGATTAAGATTTCCGAGGAAGAAGCGATGGAAGAATGCCAAAAACTCCGCGCCAAAGAAGCGCAAATCACTTCTCTTCCGATCGATCGTTGCATTCTTTTTGCTAGAGCGAAGTTGAAAAAAGACAAGTCACAGGAAATTCTTCCTAAGGTTTTGGAAAGGATCAAAGAGCAAGTTTCGATCAAACACAACGATAAGTTCGATCTGGACGCATTCTTAAAGAAGAAAGCCGGTGACGAAACGAGCAAAAAAGAATCCGCAGCTCCTATAACGGAACCCCAAAAAACGACCGGGCAGTAA
- a CDS encoding undecaprenyl-diphosphate phosphatase yields MNHYLNAFLRSIIEAVTEFLPVSSTGHLFLFSSFFPFSGESFGIEFDDLFDIFIQSGAILSVLFLYREKFESQIFSSFQYLTKRNSNPEGFYFLVRIVIGAFPILVLGFLAKKFLDTIKTRSDLLDILAGAWVFGGVLILVAEWLFRKRQGAEEKKPVGFRDAILIGIFQCVALIPGISRSAATIVTARFLGKDAKSSAEFSFFLAVPVLFAAGIYKLVKHRSILNETTIPVLTFGFLISFLLCALVIRLFLRYLQKHSFGVFGIYRILLGVGVLVFTKFIR; encoded by the coding sequence TTGAATCATTATCTGAACGCCTTTCTGAGAAGTATCATTGAGGCGGTTACGGAATTTCTACCGGTGTCTTCCACAGGGCACCTGTTCTTATTCAGTTCTTTTTTTCCTTTTTCGGGAGAAAGTTTCGGAATAGAGTTCGACGACCTCTTTGATATTTTCATTCAGAGCGGGGCTATTCTTTCCGTTTTGTTTTTGTATCGGGAAAAATTCGAATCTCAGATATTTTCTTCCTTTCAATACCTTACGAAACGAAATTCGAATCCGGAAGGATTTTACTTTCTTGTTCGAATTGTGATCGGTGCGTTTCCTATTTTGGTCTTGGGGTTTCTTGCGAAGAAATTTTTGGATACGATCAAAACAAGATCGGATCTTTTAGACATTTTGGCGGGCGCTTGGGTTTTTGGAGGGGTTCTCATTCTCGTTGCGGAATGGCTCTTTCGAAAAAGGCAAGGGGCCGAAGAAAAAAAACCGGTGGGTTTTCGAGATGCGATTCTCATCGGAATTTTTCAATGCGTAGCTTTGATTCCCGGAATTTCCAGATCGGCTGCCACGATCGTTACCGCTCGTTTTTTAGGAAAAGATGCTAAAAGTAGCGCGGAGTTTTCCTTCTTTCTTGCGGTGCCGGTTCTTTTCGCCGCCGGAATTTATAAATTGGTTAAGCATCGTTCCATCTTGAACGAAACTACGATTCCAGTTTTAACTTTCGGATTTTTGATTTCTTTTCTTCTTTGCGCTCTTGTCATTCGTTTGTTTTTGCGTTATCTACAAAAACATTCGTTCGGTGTTTTCGGAATTTATAGAATCTTACTGGGGGTCGGAGTTCTCGTTTTCACTAAGTTTATTAGATGA
- a CDS encoding LPS-assembly protein LptD, translating to MRLRLILILFFLLFGIPIFAQTEEQILRSITGETSDQNSSFKDDKKLAVLRAKNRLLGKSIDTLSDREVDDLLLSLGLTRDGSLFNRRKRLRAALEETVPVSSDPMSSLPQTKKALPISIENASEGELLQVDKNKSGVLVLRGRVRLKLRSGSLEAETITVDSERQEIYAEGGIVYKDGRAIVEGDKFIYDFRLEKGVVYKTKGTFAPAHFIGEKLKKLDDKHYALEMGYFTICNAEKPHYSFKVNRLYIYEDKTVMATNVRYQVGGTTVLWLPFLYNSNLGNGWIAQAGKNNTQGLFLQTSYQWSNVPSFAIAPMGYKFRADFYEKTGQAFHLEMWNQSPFLNYLIDIGYANHRNYQTTSAYEDRFHNFGIGTVAVTNQVDRGALFSTNPNAPLRNIGPDTEPWWKGRILLNSKMNNTEKDVTRNISFQYENYSDRLFEYEYGNRYEPANTLQSLYTARNVRMGFVRNSLEWKLDYTENRGDLSINVGMKRNLIYYILNPADKSGYFPTVDTIPTTTIRNSSEIGRIPYFNSAVYWDVFLNNTILRYYGVPTRENLRIPTLEGSFQDPWGSYKENVFRTQYFTQGESGLRTTLNFGSYLTFTPNAFFGARKQSATVRNNTAVTGVTDSSFTSLERYLARESYEYLRTSSNLRFGIPLLFFNTTYRKLEAYKPELQDPILARTRQHELELSLESYALENFEISVRTIRDLRNFSSDYKPQPTDSERWYFTIARFSGYFDFLDGFRPKRVSLLEKKRSFYSGLFLNNDYVHHTPKAKPLYNSLTASYKMGGFTLPLVRLIRELELGGTWYHVYNSPILDGYRVFVKANVDFTRYLGIEAELDSRVSQPWRYTNQVGNTYDTFYYGNDPTASVASINLERTTFQKDLLDGTGVNGNGARQNTALNINRFMGTIKYNLHTANFRLGYSMDLRSVPGGRTDGLVSFYDQSVFFSISITDFTLGQQDSSELTRVRLFRFRKRPFQAGDSAGISSENL from the coding sequence ATGCGCCTCCGTTTGATTCTGATTCTGTTTTTTTTACTGTTTGGAATTCCTATTTTTGCGCAGACGGAAGAACAGATCTTGCGTTCGATTACGGGCGAAACGTCGGATCAAAATTCTTCTTTCAAAGATGATAAAAAACTCGCCGTTCTCAGGGCCAAAAACAGACTTTTGGGTAAGTCTATCGATACTCTTTCCGATCGGGAAGTGGACGATCTTTTACTTTCTCTCGGATTGACTCGAGACGGTTCTCTTTTTAACAGAAGAAAGCGTCTTCGTGCCGCTTTGGAAGAAACGGTTCCGGTCTCCTCGGACCCGATGTCCTCTCTTCCGCAGACAAAAAAGGCTCTTCCGATTTCGATCGAAAACGCATCGGAAGGAGAACTTCTTCAGGTAGATAAGAATAAATCGGGCGTGCTCGTTCTTCGAGGTAGGGTTCGTTTGAAACTTCGTTCCGGTTCTCTCGAAGCGGAAACCATTACGGTGGACAGCGAAAGACAGGAGATTTATGCGGAAGGCGGAATTGTCTATAAAGACGGCCGCGCAATCGTAGAAGGGGATAAGTTCATCTATGATTTCCGTTTAGAAAAAGGGGTTGTCTACAAAACGAAAGGTACTTTCGCTCCGGCCCACTTTATCGGTGAAAAGCTCAAGAAACTCGACGACAAACATTATGCGCTTGAGATGGGTTATTTTACGATCTGCAATGCGGAAAAACCTCATTATTCCTTTAAGGTAAACAGGCTTTATATCTACGAAGATAAAACCGTTATGGCGACTAACGTTCGCTATCAAGTCGGCGGCACGACGGTTCTTTGGCTTCCGTTTCTTTATAACAGCAATTTGGGAAACGGATGGATCGCTCAGGCGGGTAAGAACAACACTCAGGGATTGTTTCTGCAGACCTCGTATCAATGGTCGAACGTTCCTTCTTTCGCCATAGCTCCTATGGGCTATAAGTTTCGAGCGGATTTTTACGAAAAGACCGGACAGGCGTTTCATTTGGAGATGTGGAACCAAAGTCCTTTTTTAAATTACCTGATCGACATCGGATACGCCAATCATAGGAACTATCAGACCACTTCGGCTTACGAAGATCGTTTTCACAACTTCGGAATCGGCACGGTCGCGGTTACCAATCAAGTGGACCGAGGCGCACTTTTTTCCACGAACCCGAACGCTCCTCTTCGAAACATAGGACCCGATACGGAACCTTGGTGGAAGGGTCGGATTCTCTTGAACTCTAAAATGAACAATACGGAAAAGGACGTTACCCGAAACATAAGCTTTCAATACGAAAATTATTCCGACAGACTTTTCGAATACGAGTATGGAAACCGCTATGAGCCCGCAAATACGCTTCAGTCTCTTTATACGGCCAGGAACGTTCGTATGGGTTTTGTGCGAAACTCTTTGGAATGGAAATTGGATTATACCGAAAATAGGGGCGATCTTTCCATCAACGTGGGAATGAAACGAAATCTTATCTATTACATTCTCAATCCTGCGGATAAATCCGGATACTTTCCGACTGTCGACACGATACCTACGACTACGATCCGAAATTCCTCGGAAATCGGAAGGATTCCGTATTTCAACTCTGCGGTTTATTGGGACGTTTTTTTGAACAACACGATTCTCCGGTATTACGGAGTTCCGACTAGAGAGAATCTGAGAATTCCCACCTTGGAAGGTTCCTTTCAGGATCCCTGGGGAAGTTATAAAGAGAACGTTTTTAGAACTCAGTATTTTACCCAAGGTGAATCTGGTCTACGCACCACGTTGAATTTCGGGAGCTATCTGACTTTTACACCGAATGCTTTTTTCGGGGCAAGAAAACAATCCGCTACGGTTCGAAACAATACTGCCGTCACGGGTGTTACGGATAGTTCGTTTACTTCTCTGGAACGATATCTCGCGAGAGAATCCTACGAATATTTAAGGACTTCTTCCAACTTAAGATTCGGGATTCCGCTTCTATTTTTTAATACGACTTACCGAAAGTTGGAAGCCTATAAGCCGGAATTGCAAGATCCAATTCTTGCCAGAACGAGGCAGCACGAACTCGAACTCTCTTTGGAAAGTTACGCTCTGGAGAATTTTGAAATTTCCGTTCGTACTATAAGGGACTTGAGAAACTTTTCCTCGGATTACAAGCCGCAACCCACCGATTCGGAAAGATGGTATTTTACGATTGCGAGATTTTCCGGATACTTTGACTTTTTGGACGGCTTCCGCCCGAAGCGTGTGTCCTTACTCGAAAAAAAAAGAAGCTTCTATTCCGGCTTATTCCTAAACAATGATTATGTACATCATACTCCCAAGGCAAAACCTCTTTACAACAGTTTGACCGCTTCTTACAAGATGGGAGGGTTTACTCTGCCGTTGGTTCGTCTGATCCGAGAATTGGAGCTGGGAGGGACTTGGTATCACGTTTATAACAGTCCTATTCTGGACGGTTATCGAGTGTTCGTAAAAGCGAATGTGGATTTTACGAGATATTTGGGAATCGAAGCGGAATTGGATTCCAGAGTGAGCCAACCTTGGAGATATACCAACCAGGTTGGAAATACGTACGATACCTTTTATTATGGAAATGATCCGACCGCTTCGGTCGCTTCGATCAATTTGGAGAGAACGACTTTTCAAAAGGATTTGCTTGATGGAACCGGAGTTAACGGGAACGGAGCCAGACAAAACACCGCTTTGAACATCAATCGCTTTATGGGAACGATCAAATACAATCTTCATACCGCGAACTTCAGATTAGGATATAGTATGGATCTTCGTTCGGTTCCGGGGGGAAGAACGGACGGGCTTGTTTCCTTTTATGATCAATCCGTATTTTTCTCGATTTCGATCACCGACTTTACTTTGGGCCAACAGGATTCTTCGGAATTGACGAGAGTGCGTTTGTTTAGATTCCGAAAACGTCCTTTTCAAGCGGGTGACAGCGCGGGAATTTCTTCGGAGAATCTTTGA
- a CDS encoding undecaprenyl-phosphate glucose phosphotransferase gives MLKERSQTFKLIFTGLDFANALFSGMLAFVFRFYFLDENGTDRRYVDVESYIFLFFILAFFQIIVFIAIDLYHPRRGLSFIDELLTIVSGVFLNLVLVLAVLFFFRGDLGSERFSRYVVLAFAIVNILTSGALHYTARVVLRVLRKRGYNLRSVLVVGVSETAKRFNDAIIKHGIYGYKVLGFVQTKAVKPVRKDMKVIGKVEKIYRILEKERPDLVVYTLEPSEGDYLKEILDACDHEGIDLKIVPGFQEFIKARGRVEEMEGLPVISIRNIPIRLGYNKFIKRIFDLIFSVLFILFFSPFYLVMALLVKLTSRGPVFYYQERVGLDNRKFEMIKFRTMVVQTRNQSETTWTVQNDPRVTSVGKILRKLSLDETPQFFNVLFGDMSVVGPRPERPHFVEKFKNDHRHYMRRHAVKAGITGLAQIKGLRGDTSIDDRIAADIYYIENWSLWLDLKIILLTPFKGIMDKNAY, from the coding sequence ATGTTAAAGGAAAGAAGCCAAACATTCAAACTGATCTTCACAGGTTTAGATTTTGCGAATGCCTTATTCAGCGGAATGTTGGCGTTCGTATTCCGATTTTATTTTTTGGACGAAAACGGAACGGATCGCCGTTACGTGGACGTGGAAAGTTATATTTTTCTTTTTTTTATACTGGCGTTCTTTCAGATCATTGTGTTCATTGCGATCGATCTCTATCATCCGAGAAGGGGTCTTTCTTTTATCGACGAACTTTTGACGATCGTAAGCGGAGTGTTTCTGAATCTCGTATTGGTTCTTGCGGTTTTATTTTTCTTTCGGGGAGATTTAGGAAGCGAACGATTTTCCAGATACGTGGTTCTTGCGTTTGCGATTGTCAACATTCTAACCTCGGGCGCCCTCCATTATACGGCTAGGGTCGTGTTGCGGGTTCTTCGTAAAAGAGGATACAATTTAAGAAGTGTTTTGGTAGTAGGGGTTTCTGAAACGGCGAAACGTTTTAACGACGCGATCATCAAACACGGAATTTACGGTTACAAAGTTTTAGGATTCGTCCAAACCAAAGCCGTAAAACCGGTTCGTAAAGATATGAAAGTGATCGGCAAGGTCGAAAAGATCTATCGGATTCTGGAAAAAGAAAGACCGGACTTGGTCGTTTATACTCTCGAACCTTCCGAAGGCGACTATCTTAAGGAGATTTTGGACGCATGCGATCACGAAGGAATCGATCTCAAGATCGTTCCCGGATTCCAGGAATTCATCAAGGCTCGGGGAAGAGTGGAGGAGATGGAAGGGCTTCCCGTAATTTCGATCCGGAACATTCCGATTCGATTGGGTTATAATAAGTTCATCAAAAGAATTTTCGATCTTATCTTCTCCGTTCTTTTCATATTATTTTTTTCTCCCTTTTATCTTGTGATGGCCTTGCTCGTAAAATTGACTTCACGAGGTCCCGTGTTTTACTATCAGGAAAGAGTGGGATTGGACAATAGAAAGTTCGAGATGATCAAATTTAGAACCATGGTCGTTCAAACTAGGAATCAATCCGAAACTACGTGGACGGTGCAAAACGATCCGAGAGTCACGAGCGTGGGAAAAATTCTTCGAAAACTTTCCTTAGATGAAACCCCACAGTTTTTCAACGTTCTTTTCGGAGATATGTCCGTTGTGGGGCCGAGACCGGAACGTCCTCATTTTGTGGAAAAGTTCAAAAACGATCACAGACATTATATGAGAAGACATGCCGTTAAAGCCGGAATCACCGGACTCGCTCAGATAAAAGGACTTCGAGGGGATACTTCGATCGACGATCGGATTGCGGCCGACATCTATTATATCGAAAACTGGTCTCTTTGGCTCGATCTCAAGATTATTCTACTGACTCCTTTTAAAGGAATCATGGACAAAAACGCATACTAA
- the gatC gene encoding Asp-tRNA(Asn)/Glu-tRNA(Gln) amidotransferase subunit GatC, whose translation MNLNEDSLQKIAELSRLKIRPEEKEATLRDFNKILEYVDQVKGLDVSSIGEDEIYFRHENAIRPDLTGQHLSREEIEKFAPSFQNGYFVVPKVIET comes from the coding sequence ATGAACCTGAACGAAGATTCTTTGCAAAAAATCGCCGAACTCTCGCGTTTGAAAATCCGTCCCGAGGAAAAAGAGGCAACTCTTCGGGACTTTAACAAGATTTTGGAATACGTGGATCAGGTAAAAGGTCTGGACGTAAGTTCGATCGGAGAAGACGAGATTTACTTTCGGCATGAGAATGCGATTCGTCCGGATCTTACGGGTCAACATCTTTCCCGGGAAGAAATCGAAAAGTTTGCGCCTTCCTTTCAAAACGGATATTTCGTCGTCCCCAAGGTGATCGAAACATGA